The following proteins come from a genomic window of Saccharomyces mikatae IFO 1815 strain IFO1815 genome assembly, chromosome: 7:
- the TAF6 gene encoding TATA-binding protein-associated factor TAF6 (similar to Saccharomyces cerevisiae TAF6 (YGL112C); ancestral locus Anc_6.141) produces the protein MSTQQQSYTIWSPQDTVKDVAESLGLENINDDVLKALAMDVEYRILEIIEQAVKFKRHSKRDVLTTDDVSKALRVLNVEPLYGYYDGSEVNKAVSFSKVNTSGGQSVYYLDEEEVDFDRLINEPLPQVPRLPTFTTHWLAVEGIQPAIIQNPNLNDIRVSQPPFIRGAIVTALNDNSLQTPATSTTASASVADTAISQHLSNVKPGQNTEVKPLVKHVLSKELQIYFNKVISTLTAKSQADESVQHMKQAALTSLRTDSGLHQLVPYFIQFIAEQITQNLSDLQLLTTILEMIYSLLSNSSIFLDPYIHSLMPSILTLLLAKKLGGSPKDDSPQEIHEFLERTNALRDFAASLLDYVLKKFPQAYKSLKPRVTRTLLKTFLDINRVFGTYYGCLKGVSVLEGESIRFFLGNLSNWARLVFNESGITLDNIEEHLKEENNSSRTKFTKEETHILVDTVISALLVLKKDLPDLYQGKGEKVTDEDKEKLVERCGVTIGYHILERDDAKELISAIFFGE, from the coding sequence CGCATTCTAGAGATTATCGAACAGGCCGTTAAGTTCAAGAGGCATTCTAAAAGAGATGTGTTAACCACTGATGATGTGTCAAAGGCGCTACGTGTATTGAATGTGGAACCTCTATATGGGTACTACGATGGCTCTGAGGTTAATAAAGCTGTGTCATTTAGTAAAGTTAATACATCGGGAGGACAGTCAGTCTATTATTtggacgaagaagaagttgacTTTGATAGACTAATAAATGAGCCATTACCTCAAGTGCCTCGTTTACCAACATTTACTACGCACTGGCTTGCTGTTGAGGGTATTCAACCTGCCATAATCCAAAATCCAAATTTGAACGATATAAGGGTATCTCAGCCACCATTTATTAGAGGTGCCATTGTCACTGCTTTAAATGATAATAGCCTCCAAACACCTGCAACGTCGACGACAGCAAGCGCTTCCGTAGCGGATACGGCCATCTCTCAACATTTATCTAATGTTAAACCGGGACAGAATACTGAAGTAAAACCGTTAGTAAAGCATGTTTTATCCAAAGAATTACAGATTTATTTTAACAAGGTTATATCAACGTTGACTGCGAAGAGCCAAGCTGATGAAAGTGTACAACATATGAAGCAAGCAGCTTTGACCTCATTAAGGACTGATAGTGGCCTGCACCAACTAGTTCCGtattttattcaatttataGCGGAACAAATTACTCAAAACCTTTCTGACTTGCAACTACTGACAACAATTTTGGAAATGATTTACTCTTTGCTGAGcaattcttcaatcttTTTAGACCCTTATATTCATTCATTAATGCCTTCCATTCTAACGTTGCTGCTAGCGAAAAAGCTTGGTGGATCACCAAAAGATGACTCGCCGCAAGAAATCCATGAGTTCTTAGAGAGAACAAATGCATTACGTGATTTTGCTGCATCCCTATTGGATTATGtgctgaaaaaatttcctcAAGCTTATAAATCTTTGAAGCCAAGGGTAACTAGAACACTACTGAAGACGTTCCTGGACATAAACCGTGTTTTTGGGACATATTATGGATGCTTAAAAGGTGTATCTGTACTAGAAGGTGAGTCCATTAGATTTTTCTTGGGTAACTTAAGTAATTGGGCGCGCTTAGTGTTTAATGAAAGCGGGATAACACTGGACAACATAGAGGAACATCTGAAGGAGGAAAACAATTCGTCAAGGACAAAATTTACCAAAGAAGAGACCCACATTTTGGTTGATACTGTAATTAGTGCGTTGTTAGTTCTAAAAAAGGATTTGCCAGATTTGTATCAGGGTAAAGGAGAAAAAGTTACAGACGAAGATAAGGAAAAATTAGTAGAAAGGTGTGGTGTCACTATTGGATATCATATTTTGGAAAGAGACGATGCAAAAGAATTGATCAGCGCGATTTTCTTTGGTGAATAA